The genome window GGGACGTGCCGAGTCCATTGAACCCGCCCCCGGGGTGCAGGTTCTGGACGAGGTGCCCGGTGATGACAGATGCGTGCAGAGAGGCCCAGCCCGTTCTCAGGGATGTGGGCAGGGGTCACCAAGTGGCCTGCTTGAGATACGAATGACGGCAAAGGTGCGGCGGGTCGGTCCTTCTCACGATGCTGCGCGCCGTGCCGCGAGTCTTGCCCGCCACTCGCTCTTCGTCGTCTGCCCCCGTTGCGTTACGCCGCGCCGTGCGTATCAGAGCCTGCGCCGTATACGAGGACTTGGCGGGCGACCTGCGCAGCTTACGAAATGCGCAGCTTACGAAAACTTGGTGAGCGACGCCAGGGCGCGAAGGGCCAGGACGTAGACGAGGGGGCCGAGGCCTGTGATCTGGCCCCATGCCACCGGTGCGACCACCGACCGGTGGCGGAGCTCCTCGCGCGCGTGGATGTTGGAGAGATGTACTTCGATGGTAGGAAGACCGCATCCGGCTATGGCGTCGCGGATGGCGATGCTGTAGTGGGTATACGCCGCGGGGTTTATGACAAGACCCCGACAGCGGTCTGCGGCGTCCCATATTAGGCTAACTATCTCGCCCTCGTGGTTTGTTTGGTGGATCTCCACCGCCACGCCGAGAGCGCTCGCTTCCCGCTCGATGAGAGCGTTGATGCTGTCGAGGGTTTGGGCTCCATAGATGTCAGGCTCCCGCGCGCCCAACCGATCTAGGCTTGGACCGTGAATCACCATGATAGCGGTTTCAGCAGTGGTCTTTGCCATGTTCTCCTCTCCTATCAGAAGATAGCTCGCAATGGCTAGACGGCGCTCCGGGAAAGTCAGAGGGGATCCCGCAAGAGCAGTAAGAGCAGTGCGGCACTCCTCCCCGAATGCCTCGCCTTCACGCCACCACTGATGTACATCTTCTCCACATCAGGGGTCTCCTGAGATCGATTCTCCAGGAACCACGAGCCTGCCTCCCGGATCGCTGCGACCCCGGGGGCACCCGCGTGAGGCCATTGGAGCCGTGGATAGGCTGTCAAGGTTCACCGAGGCTCTTCCGGCCACGACTATCTCGTCCGCCAGGGCTTTCGCGGCACGGTCCTCGCAAACGGAGCATTTCCCTATGGATAGCGGCAGCACGACGCGGAGCTTGCCTCCGCGGACTTTCTTGTCGAGGGCCATAGCGGCTAGGATGGACTCGTGGAAGACGCCATCACACCCGGCGGGGATCGACGTTGGCAATCCAAGGCCTGCGAGCGCTTGGCACACCCGTGCTGAGTCTTCCCCGCTAAGGCAACCCAGCCGCTCAGACGCACGACAAGCAGCGGCAAGACCTATCGCCACCGCCTCTCCGTGCGTCCAGCGACGAAAGCCGCCTGCCCGCTCGATGGCGTGTCCAAGGGTGTGCCCAAGGTTGAGGAGCAAGCGGTCCCGTGTGTCCCGCTCGTCCGTAGCCACGAGCTTGGCCTTGACCGCGACCGCCCTGCGGACGATGTCCTGACACAAAGCGGGCTCCCGCTGGAGAACCCGGGCCGCGGCAAACCTGGAGCCGTTCGAGCGTCGACGCCCCGCGGCGCATCGACCGTCCCTCGCAAAGGTATCGCCACCGCCCGCGACTCGGACAACCTGCTCCAGTGTTTCGAAGAGCTCTGGATCCCCTATGACGGAGGCCTTGATCGCTTCAGCAAGACCGCTCGTGAAGTCGCGCAGAGGCAGCGTTCCCAGGGTAGCGACGTCTGCTATGACGGCCGTGGGTTGCCAGAACGTGCCTGCCAGGTTCTTGGCCGCTCGGAGATTGATGGCGGTCTTGCCTCCTATTGAGCTGTCCACCATTGCCAGGAGCGTGGTTGGAACCTGGATGAGCTTGATGCCCCGCATGTACGTGGCGGCGAAGAACCCCGCCACGTCGCCCACTGTGCCGCCTCCGAGGGCTATGGCCAGCGAGTCGCGGCCTATGCCGCAGGCCGAGGCGAAGTCGTACAGTTTTGCGAGTGTTGAGAGGCTTTTCGCTCTCTCCCCATCTGGAACCATCGCCCAGACAATGCAAGGATCGCGGCCTAGCCAGGCGCGAAGGCCTTGCTCCAGACGCTCTCCGTAGAGCAATCGGATGAGGGGGGTGGTGATCACGATGATCCTGGTCACGATGATCCTGGACGGAACGGTGCCTGGCGGACTCGGGAGGGTGCCAGGGTGGGCGGGAATGGCGCCACGTTGGCTCGGGATGCCGCCCAGTGGGTGCAAGCCGCCTGACTCCAGGGTCGATCCTGGGCTTGAGGGCGTGGGTTCAGCGGCTGCGACGGGCTCATCGGGCGCACCCAGCGTGGAGAAGGCGGCCCGGTACGCATCTGGCCGGGCGAGGATGCCGTGCCCGAGAACGTAGGAGCACGTGGAGGCTCCCGCAGTGATATCAAACTTACACCAGCCCTGGTCACTCCGTCCCGCTGGTTCTCCCACTGCGAACGCGCCTTGCGCCGCGCCCTCGGTCCAAGCGAAGGACTCTTCTTGAGCGCGGGCAGGTCCGCTCATCTCGTGCGGCTCCCACGGCTCAGGCCCTCCTACGCCCTTATCCTGCTTGTTGCGGTCAATGCGCGCGGTCCCGCGGGAGGAAGTGACACGCCGCGTGAGCTCGCGGGCAATCTCGCGCGCGATTTCGTCGGGGCTCTTGTCATCGGTATCTATCGCGATGTGCGCCAGGCGGTAGCCGGCCTCTCGCTTGCTCATGAGGGATCGAACTTGCTCGATGTCGGTCTTCCCTACGAGAAGCGGCCTGGTGCACTTGATCTCCGCTTCCCCGGGCCGCAGGCGCAGGCGGGTGACGACGCTTTCGGCAGAAGCCCGCAGCCAGACTAGCACGCCCGTCTGCCTCAAGATCTCAACGTTTCGTTCGTTCATGAGAGCTCCGCCGCCAACGGAGATGACGGTATTCCTCAAGAGAGCTGCCCGCCTCACGGCGCGCGTTTCCAGGCGTCTGAACCACGCCTCTCCGCGAGTGCGGAAGATCTCGCTGATGGTCGAGCCCGCCTCCGCTTCGATGAGAGCGTCTGTGTCGAGGTGAGCCATTCCGAGCAGCGATGCGAGGCGTGCGCCGACGCATGACTTGCCCGCCCCCATGAATCCCACGAGTATTACGTTGTCGCGCGAAACAGTCTCGCTCGAAACACGTTCGCGTGCCACTAGAATCCTCTCCCATCTGCGCCGCGTTCGCGCCTGCACCCGCACCGTCGCCCTGTTTCCTCGAGGTACGCAGCCACGCGGGCCGCGATCTCGGCGACGCTGTCGCCGCCGAACTTCGAGAGGAAAGCGTCAGCGAGCACCAGAGCCACCATGGCTTCCGCCACCACTGCGCATGCGGGGACGGCGCACGTGTCGGCGCGTTCATAGTGGGCCGCGCCTTCGCGTCCCGTATCGAGCTCTACCGAGCGCAGCGGTGCTCTCATGGTGTTTATCGGCTTCATGACCGCGTCCAGCCACAGAGGCATTCCGTTCGTCATGCCTCCCTCGAGGCCGCCACCATGGTTGGAACGCCGTTGGATTCCCAGCGCCGAAGCCTCCATTTCGTCCGCTGCGGCCGTGCCCACGAGCTCCGCCAGTCGGAAGCCATCGCCGATGCCGACGCCCTTGACCCCTGGAATGCTCATGACGGCCTGGGCCAGCCGCCCGTCGAGGCGCAGGTCCCATTGCGCATAGGTGCCGAGGCCGGGGGGAAGCCCCCACGCAATGACCTGGAATACGCCCCCCACGCTCTGGCCGGCGGACGCCGCCTCATCGATGCGCCGCATCATCCTCGCTGCCGCTCCTGCGTCCGCGCATCGGACGGGGGACGACTCGATGGTTTCCAGGAGCTCCGGGCTCGGCGCGCCTACCAAGAGAGACTCCAGGATAGGGGCCCACTCGCCCCCGATGCAGAGGACGTGGGAAGCGACGGCGACTCCCAACTCTTCGAGCAGCTGCCTCGCGATGGCGCCCGCCGCCACCCTCGCGGCGGTCTCCCTCGCGCTCGCGCGCTCGAGTACGTTTCGAATGTCGTCGTGTCCGAATTTGAGGGCGCCTGCCAAGTCAGCGTGTCCCGGCCTGGGCATCTTTATGGGGTCCGCGCAGGCGTCAGCGTCGTCCCAAGGGGCCATGACACCCACCCAGTTAGGGTAATCCAGGTTAGGGATCTCCAGCACGATGGGTGAACCCATGGTTAGCCCGCCCCTAATGCCAGCAGTGACGCGAGCCTGGTCTCGCTCTATCTCCATGCGGCGCCCGCGTCCGTAACCAGCCTGGCGCCGGGCGAGGTCGCGCTGGATGTCCTCGGGCCTTACGCGAAGACCCGCTGGGATGCCGTCCAGCACGACGGTGAGAGCGGGGCCGTGTGACTCACCGCCTGTCATGAACCGGAGCGCGCTCAAGGCCTTCACCTCCCAGCCGATCCGCAGCTGCGGCCGCAGCGTGGAGCGCCAGCTCCATCGCCTCCACCGCCTCGGATGGCGCCTTGTGACCCGTCCACGCCTCGAAAGCCGGGATCGCTTGGTGGAAGAGTATCTCTAGCCCAGACACCACGCGCAGGCCCAGGGACCGCCCCTGTAAGAGGAGCTTGGTCGCGGCTGGTCGGTAAACCATGTCACACACGATGCAGTCCCGGGACGGGGAGATGGCGTCGAGGACCTCATCAGGGACCGGGCTTGAGCTGGGATCGCGCGTCACGGGCGTGGCGTTCACCACAATGTCCGCGCCCTCCATGGCGTCCACAAGGGTGCGCAGGTCATCGTCTTCGCGAAACCATGGGCGCACTTCGGCTCGGAGACGCCCTCCACCAGCCGTCAGGGCGACGTCCCTCAGGCGCAGGGCGCGGTCGCGGCCGCGGTTGAGAATTACGATCTCCCTGGCTCCGGACTGGGCTAATGCCGCGGCGACACCCCTCGCTGCGCCTCCCGCTCCGAACAGCACCACTCTGCGGCCGGCGGGGGTCTGCCCTCTCTTGGCCAAGGCGCGAAGCAGTCCGACTCCGTCGGTGTTGTCACCCACCAGAGTGTCGCCGGTCTTGATGATCGTGTTGAGCGCACCGGCGACTCGGGCTCTGGAAGTCAATCCGTCAACTATGGATACGGCACCCTCCTTGTGTGGTATGGTAACGTTAGCGCCCACCACCGAAGGCAACCTGAGCACAGAGCCCACGGCTTCGAGGGTTCCTGGGGGGACATCAAGTGGTCTGTAGCACCAATCGAGCCCTACGGCTCTGAAACCCGCTTCGTGCATCGGTGGAGACAAGCTGTATCGCGCGGGCCAGCCCAGGAGGAGTACGACCCTTGTCCTAGCCACTTCGGCTTCCTGCTTTCGCTCCATCTCATGCAAAGGAACCATGCCTCCTTGATCCCCCTAGCGTGCCAGCGTTGATCAATACCGAATGGGAGCGCTCTGTGATGCCGTGCGACCCTCGGCGGGTTCGCCGGACTCCTCGGATATTGCATCCCCCGCATTCAGGGCTCGGAGCGCTGAGAGAAATCCTGGATACGACACGCGTGTCGCCTCCCACCCCTCCACAACCGTCGTGCCGCTGGCGATCAAGCCTGCCACGGCAAGCGCCATGGCCATGCGGTGATCGCCTCGAGCCGACACTCTGGCTCCGCGGAGCCTGGAAGGGTGGATGCGGAGCGAGTCGTCGGCTTGGCTGATACGAGCGCCCATCTTCGAGAGCTCCTCCACCACAGCGGCGACCCTGTCGGTCTCCTTGACCTTCAACTCGGCGATGCCGCTGATAGAGGACGGGGTGCTCGCAGCACAAGCCAAAACGGCGAAGATCGGGACCTCGTCGATCATACTCGGGACTGCGGCAGGCGGAATGTCAACGCCTGTGAGGGGGCCGCCGTGCTCCACGCGGATGTGCGCGCGAGGCTCAGGTCCGTCGCAGGGCAGCGGCTCGAGATGTACCGACGCGCCCATGCGGGCTAGAACTTGGACGAACCCGAGGCGCGTCGGATTCGCGCAGACGTCGAGCGCGGTGACGCTCGACCCCGGGAGGGCAGCTGCGGCCGCGAGTATGAACGCGGCGGACGACGGGTCACCTGGTACGGTCAGCTCAAACGGGTG of Bacillota bacterium contains these proteins:
- the aroQ gene encoding type II 3-dehydroquinate dehydratase, whose amino-acid sequence is MAKTTAETAIMVIHGPSLDRLGAREPDIYGAQTLDSINALIEREASALGVAVEIHQTNHEGEIVSLIWDAADRCRGLVINPAAYTHYSIAIRDAIAGCGLPTIEVHLSNIHAREELRHRSVVAPVAWGQITGLGPLVYVLALRALASLTKFS
- the aroB gene encoding 3-dehydroquinate synthase, with translation MARERVSSETVSRDNVILVGFMGAGKSCVGARLASLLGMAHLDTDALIEAEAGSTISEIFRTRGEAWFRRLETRAVRRAALLRNTVISVGGGALMNERNVEILRQTGVLVWLRASAESVVTRLRLRPGEAEIKCTRPLLVGKTDIEQVRSLMSKREAGYRLAHIAIDTDDKSPDEIAREIARELTRRVTSSRGTARIDRNKQDKGVGGPEPWEPHEMSGPARAQEESFAWTEGAAQGAFAVGEPAGRSDQGWCKFDITAGASTCSYVLGHGILARPDAYRAAFSTLGAPDEPVAAAEPTPSSPGSTLESGGLHPLGGIPSQRGAIPAHPGTLPSPPGTVPSRIIVTRIIVITTPLIRLLYGERLEQGLRAWLGRDPCIVWAMVPDGERAKSLSTLAKLYDFASACGIGRDSLAIALGGGTVGDVAGFFAATYMRGIKLIQVPTTLLAMVDSSIGGKTAINLRAAKNLAGTFWQPTAVIADVATLGTLPLRDFTSGLAEAIKASVIGDPELFETLEQVVRVAGGGDTFARDGRCAAGRRRSNGSRFAAARVLQREPALCQDIVRRAVAVKAKLVATDERDTRDRLLLNLGHTLGHAIERAGGFRRWTHGEAVAIGLAAACRASERLGCLSGEDSARVCQALAGLGLPTSIPAGCDGVFHESILAAMALDKKVRGGKLRVVLPLSIGKCSVCEDRAAKALADEIVVAGRASVNLDSLSTAPMASRGCPRGRSDPGGRLVVPGESISGDP
- the aroC gene encoding chorismate synthase, whose amino-acid sequence is MTGGESHGPALTVVLDGIPAGLRVRPEDIQRDLARRQAGYGRGRRMEIERDQARVTAGIRGGLTMGSPIVLEIPNLDYPNWVGVMAPWDDADACADPIKMPRPGHADLAGALKFGHDDIRNVLERASARETAARVAAGAIARQLLEELGVAVASHVLCIGGEWAPILESLLVGAPSPELLETIESSPVRCADAGAAARMMRRIDEAASAGQSVGGVFQVIAWGLPPGLGTYAQWDLRLDGRLAQAVMSIPGVKGVGIGDGFRLAELVGTAAADEMEASALGIQRRSNHGGGLEGGMTNGMPLWLDAVMKPINTMRAPLRSVELDTGREGAAHYERADTCAVPACAVVAEAMVALVLADAFLSKFGGDSVAEIAARVAAYLEETGRRCGCRRERGADGRGF
- a CDS encoding shikimate dehydrogenase, giving the protein MERKQEAEVARTRVVLLLGWPARYSLSPPMHEAGFRAVGLDWCYRPLDVPPGTLEAVGSVLRLPSVVGANVTIPHKEGAVSIVDGLTSRARVAGALNTIIKTGDTLVGDNTDGVGLLRALAKRGQTPAGRRVVLFGAGGAARGVAAALAQSGAREIVILNRGRDRALRLRDVALTAGGGRLRAEVRPWFREDDDLRTLVDAMEGADIVVNATPVTRDPSSSPVPDEVLDAISPSRDCIVCDMVYRPAATKLLLQGRSLGLRVVSGLEILFHQAIPAFEAWTGHKAPSEAVEAMELALHAAAAAADRLGGEGLERAPVHDRR